In Deferribacter desulfuricans SSM1, the following are encoded in one genomic region:
- the rpsR gene encoding 30S ribosomal protein S18 codes for MAVIRRRFQRQKVCKFCTEHIDIDYKDANLLKQFTTERGKIMPRRLTGTCAKHQRRLADAIKTARIMALLPFTLNK; via the coding sequence ATGGCTGTAATTAGAAGAAGATTTCAAAGACAAAAAGTTTGCAAATTTTGCACAGAGCATATTGATATAGATTATAAAGATGCTAACTTATTAAAGCAGTTTACAACTGAGCGTGGAAAAATCATGCCAAGAAGATTAACAGGAACCTGTGCTAAGCATCAAAGAAGATTAGCAGATGCTATCAAAACTGCAAGGATAATGGCTTTACTACCTTTTACATTAAACAAATAA
- the ssb gene encoding single-stranded DNA-binding protein yields the protein MGFLNKVILLGNVTRNPEVRYIPGSGTPVATFGLAVNRRYKQGDETREETCFIDIVAFSRLAEFAGEYVAKGISILVEGRLSYRTWEQDGQKRSKHEIVAENIQLVWRKDRTADASDLLDDTNSDTFDEDDIPF from the coding sequence ATGGGATTTTTAAACAAAGTAATATTGCTGGGGAATGTGACAAGAAACCCTGAAGTTAGATATATCCCAGGTAGCGGTACTCCAGTGGCAACTTTTGGTCTTGCCGTAAATAGAAGGTATAAACAAGGTGATGAAACAAGAGAAGAAACCTGTTTTATAGATATTGTAGCATTTTCAAGACTAGCTGAATTTGCTGGTGAATATGTAGCCAAAGGGATATCCATCTTAGTAGAAGGAAGATTAAGCTATAGAACATGGGAACAAGATGGACAAAAAAGGAGCAAGCACGAAATTGTGGCTGAAAACATCCAGTTAGTTTGGAGAAAAGATAGAACTGCTGATGCATCTGACCTTTTGGATGATACAAACAGTGACACTTTTGATGAAGACGATATCCCATTTTAA
- a CDS encoding DUF1844 domain-containing protein — protein MDEKSYFETLFFSLVTTFETNALIAMGKISNPVTGKLEKDLDAAKMNIDILRMIKDRTKNNLSEKEEKHLTAAITNLELNYVEELKLNGKS, from the coding sequence ATGGATGAAAAAAGCTATTTTGAAACACTATTTTTCTCTCTCGTGACCACTTTTGAAACAAACGCACTGATTGCAATGGGAAAAATTAGTAATCCTGTAACAGGTAAACTGGAAAAGGATTTAGATGCGGCAAAAATGAATATAGACATTTTAAGGATGATTAAAGATCGAACAAAAAATAATCTTTCTGAAAAAGAGGAAAAACATTTAACAGCAGCAATCACAAATTTAGAACTAAATTATGTTGAAGAGTTAAAACTGAATGGAAAAAGCTAA
- a CDS encoding NuoB/complex I 20 kDa subunit family protein: MGLIEHKFSDNIITATIDGVINWARKSSIWPVTFGLACCAIEMMAAGASKYDLDRLGVIFRATPRQADLMIVAGTVTRKMAPVVRKVYDQMPEPKWVIAMGSCATSGGIFNTYSTVQGVDEIVPVDFYIPGCPPRPEALLDAIVALQEKIKHDKILRK; the protein is encoded by the coding sequence ATGGGCTTAATCGAGCATAAGTTTTCAGACAACATTATTACAGCAACAATTGATGGAGTAATTAATTGGGCTAGAAAATCATCTATATGGCCAGTTACATTCGGTTTGGCTTGTTGTGCGATTGAAATGATGGCTGCCGGTGCATCTAAGTATGACCTTGATAGGCTTGGTGTTATTTTTAGAGCTACACCTAGACAGGCTGATTTGATGATAGTAGCTGGAACCGTTACAAGGAAGATGGCTCCAGTGGTTAGGAAGGTGTACGATCAGATGCCTGAGCCAAAATGGGTTATAGCGATGGGGAGTTGTGCGACAAGCGGAGGTATTTTTAATACTTACTCAACAGTTCAAGGCGTTGATGAGATTGTTCCTGTGGATTTTTATATTCCTGGATGTCCTCCTAGACCTGAGGCTTTACTGGATGCGATAGTTGCTCTTCAAGAGAAGATTAAGCATGATAAGATATTGAGGAAATGA
- the rpsF gene encoding 30S ribosomal protein S6, with protein sequence MRVYETLFIVKPDLSQEDANKVFEQFKELIVKHNGKILHEEVWGKKTLAYKIQKFSEGYYFLINFEAEADFPKELERRFRLNESVIRFIVIKIDGKKFKLRNQPKKEETTPEEPKETVEEAKNEE encoded by the coding sequence ATGAGAGTATACGAAACACTATTTATCGTTAAGCCTGATTTATCTCAGGAAGATGCCAACAAAGTATTTGAGCAATTCAAAGAACTCATCGTAAAACACAATGGCAAAATTTTGCATGAAGAAGTTTGGGGCAAAAAAACACTCGCTTACAAAATTCAGAAATTTAGCGAAGGGTACTATTTCTTAATCAATTTTGAAGCAGAAGCTGATTTTCCTAAAGAATTAGAAAGAAGATTTAGATTAAACGAAAGTGTTATACGCTTTATAGTAATTAAAATCGATGGGAAAAAATTCAAATTGAGAAATCAACCTAAAAAAGAGGAAACTACTCCAGAAGAGCCAAAAGAGACAGTAGAAGAAGCTAAAAACGAGGAATAA
- the nuoE gene encoding NADH-quinone oxidoreductase subunit NuoE, with protein MAENIVEKKEQEEVKEELDLSAIDEICAEYKGRKGATIPVLQKVQEHYGYLSKEMVDRIAENLNMSPHTIYGVITFYAQFYTTPRGKYVIRVCRGTACHVKGSGRISEVVTEEFGIKNGETSSDLKFTLEEVSCIGACGMAPVIMINDKTYGNLTPEKAREIFREYAKKDD; from the coding sequence ATGGCTGAGAATATAGTAGAAAAAAAAGAACAAGAAGAAGTAAAAGAGGAATTAGATTTAAGTGCAATCGATGAAATATGTGCTGAGTACAAAGGGAGAAAAGGGGCTACTATCCCCGTGCTTCAAAAAGTACAGGAGCATTATGGCTACCTCTCAAAAGAGATGGTAGATAGGATTGCAGAAAATCTCAATATGTCACCGCATACTATCTATGGAGTAATTACATTTTATGCTCAATTTTATACAACACCTAGAGGAAAGTATGTAATCAGAGTGTGCAGGGGTACAGCTTGTCACGTAAAAGGTTCTGGTCGTATTTCAGAAGTTGTGACAGAAGAGTTTGGTATAAAAAATGGTGAAACATCAAGCGACCTTAAATTTACATTAGAAGAGGTTTCTTGTATTGGTGCTTGTGGTATGGCACCTGTTATTATGATAAATGATAAAACTTATGGTAATTTAACCCCTGAAAAGGCCAGAGAGATTTTTAGGGAATACGCTAAAAAAGATGATTAG
- a CDS encoding RluA family pseudouridine synthase, whose translation MIEREIEISCETSDLRIDTYLSEVIGKSRSFCSKIIKKGLVLVNNKTVKPSYNVNLGDEILVKIPQEEKLDLKPANIPLNIIYENQYYLIINKPAGLCVHPAPGNFDNTLVNALLYHFQINDDNDVRPGIVHRLDKDTSGLILVAKNRDVREKMSEMFKEREVDKKYLAICYGNPKWDEILVENSIGRHPVDRKKMAVVENGRYAKTKITVLKRYDNIFLADVKIYTGRTHQIRVHCSYLGCPIIGDKVYGNKLSNKIRFERQALHAYYLAFDCPFTKEKKIFEIDMSEDMKAFLGSLNTNS comes from the coding sequence ATGATCGAAAGAGAGATTGAGATTTCTTGCGAAACTTCAGATTTGCGCATAGATACGTATTTGTCTGAAGTTATTGGAAAATCTAGAAGCTTCTGTTCAAAAATTATAAAAAAAGGGTTAGTTTTAGTTAATAATAAAACTGTTAAACCTTCATACAATGTTAATTTAGGGGATGAAATTTTAGTAAAAATCCCACAAGAAGAAAAACTTGATTTGAAACCAGCTAATATTCCGCTTAATATCATTTATGAAAATCAGTATTATTTGATTATAAACAAACCGGCAGGTTTATGTGTTCATCCTGCACCAGGCAATTTTGATAATACTTTGGTAAATGCTTTGTTATATCATTTTCAAATAAATGATGATAATGATGTGAGACCAGGGATTGTTCACAGACTGGATAAAGATACTTCTGGTTTAATTTTGGTGGCTAAAAATAGAGATGTAAGGGAAAAAATGTCAGAAATGTTTAAAGAGAGGGAAGTGGATAAAAAGTATTTGGCTATATGCTATGGTAATCCAAAATGGGATGAAATTTTGGTTGAAAACAGTATTGGGAGACACCCAGTAGATAGAAAAAAAATGGCTGTTGTTGAAAACGGAAGATATGCTAAAACTAAAATAACTGTTCTAAAAAGGTATGATAATATTTTTTTGGCAGATGTAAAAATATACACAGGCAGAACTCATCAAATCAGAGTGCATTGTTCATATTTGGGTTGTCCAATAATAGGTGACAAGGTTTATGGAAATAAATTGAGTAATAAAATTAGATTTGAAAGGCAGGCTTTACATGCGTATTATCTTGCATTTGATTGCCCTTTCACTAAAGAGAAAAAAATATTTGAAATTGATATGTCTGAAGATATGAAAGCTTTTTTGGGATCGCTAAATACAAATAGCTGA
- a CDS encoding LL-diaminopimelate aminotransferase: MREFMENVIAERLGGKMFGKDTKIYKFEKIKRAKRAAMEANPGKELIDLGVGEPDDMADMSIVKVLQEEATKKENRFYADNGIQEFKDAAAEYMKKRFGVDIDPVKEVNHAIGSKPALAMIPFCLINPGDIALMTVPGYPVTGTITKYLGGDVYNLPLTKENSFLPDLDSIPEDIRKRAKILYLNYPNNPTGVLAPKEFFEKVVKFAKENNIAVIHDAAYIELTYGERQPSFLEVEGAKEVGVEIHSLSKSYNMTGWRMAFVCGNELLVQAFATVKDNNDSGQFIPIQKAAAYALRHPELIDNVREKYQRRLNALANVLKDLGFYVNEPKGTFYLYFEIPKGTKSGRTFNSAEEFCDYLIREKLISSVPWDDAGHYLRFTVTFEAKDLDDEKRIIDEVAKRLSEEKYIF; this comes from the coding sequence ATGAGAGAGTTTATGGAAAATGTAATAGCCGAAAGATTAGGCGGCAAAATGTTTGGAAAAGATACCAAAATTTACAAATTCGAAAAGATAAAAAGAGCAAAAAGAGCTGCAATGGAGGCTAACCCAGGAAAGGAGTTAATTGACCTTGGCGTTGGTGAACCAGACGATATGGCTGATATGAGTATTGTTAAAGTTTTACAAGAAGAAGCGACAAAAAAAGAGAATAGATTTTATGCTGATAACGGTATTCAAGAGTTTAAAGATGCAGCTGCAGAGTATATGAAAAAAAGATTTGGAGTAGATATTGATCCTGTAAAAGAGGTAAATCACGCCATTGGTTCTAAACCTGCTCTTGCTATGATACCATTTTGCCTTATAAATCCTGGCGATATTGCTCTTATGACTGTACCAGGCTATCCAGTAACTGGAACAATCACAAAATATTTGGGTGGAGATGTTTATAATCTACCATTAACAAAGGAAAACAGCTTCTTACCAGATCTAGATAGTATCCCTGAAGACATCAGGAAAAGGGCTAAAATCCTTTATTTAAATTACCCAAATAACCCCACTGGTGTTTTAGCACCAAAAGAGTTTTTTGAAAAAGTTGTTAAATTTGCAAAAGAAAATAATATTGCAGTAATACATGATGCTGCATACATAGAGCTCACTTATGGAGAAAGACAGCCATCATTTTTAGAAGTAGAAGGTGCTAAAGAGGTAGGTGTAGAGATTCATTCGCTTTCAAAATCTTATAATATGACCGGTTGGAGAATGGCTTTTGTATGTGGTAACGAATTGCTTGTACAGGCTTTTGCAACTGTCAAAGATAACAACGATTCTGGACAGTTTATACCAATTCAAAAAGCTGCAGCATATGCATTAAGACACCCAGAATTAATAGACAATGTAAGAGAAAAGTATCAAAGAAGACTAAATGCACTTGCAAATGTTTTGAAAGATTTAGGTTTTTATGTAAACGAACCAAAAGGGACATTTTACTTATATTTTGAAATTCCAAAAGGGACAAAAAGTGGTAGGACATTTAACAGTGCTGAGGAGTTTTGCGATTATTTAATAAGGGAAAAGTTGATATCATCAGTTCCTTGGGATGATGCTGGCCATTATTTAAGATTTACCGTTACTTTTGAAGCTAAGGATTTAGATGATGAAAAAAGAATTATTGACGAAGTAGCTAAAAGATTATCTGAAGAAAAATATATTTTTTAA
- a CDS encoding cation diffusion facilitator family transporter, translated as MEKANAPKVAIIVAFFLACTKVAFGFLVNSMAIVSSAADSILDVISSSINYIAIKKAEEPPDEKHPYGHAKFESLATYIQSLIILISGGFILYKSIIKIIHKQAITDLNTGIYIMLLSLITTFFLVSYLTRVAKKTKSSIIEADALHYKVDILSNAGILVALIIIKFTNFQIIDPILSMLVAFYIIYSAIKLNIKVSMDLLDAEIPPEIKEDILNILKEFDEYHLDTHKIRTRKAGNKKFLDMHITLCRNLKLEDAHKITQLIENRLKENIEDLDVTIHMDPCDVKNCPGFDACNNHKIRLDKI; from the coding sequence ATGGAAAAAGCTAACGCACCGAAAGTTGCAATAATAGTCGCTTTTTTTTTAGCATGCACTAAAGTTGCTTTTGGTTTTCTTGTTAATTCAATGGCAATTGTTTCTTCTGCTGCAGATTCCATATTAGACGTAATATCTTCATCCATTAACTATATTGCGATAAAAAAAGCTGAAGAACCTCCTGATGAAAAGCATCCATATGGACATGCAAAATTTGAATCATTGGCCACATATATTCAATCATTAATTATCCTTATATCAGGCGGTTTCATCCTTTATAAAAGTATAATAAAAATTATACATAAACAAGCAATAACAGACTTAAATACCGGTATCTACATTATGTTACTCTCCCTTATCACCACTTTTTTCTTAGTTTCATATTTAACACGTGTAGCCAAAAAAACAAAATCTTCAATAATTGAAGCTGATGCACTTCATTACAAAGTTGATATATTAAGTAATGCAGGGATTTTAGTGGCACTAATTATAATCAAGTTTACTAATTTTCAAATTATAGACCCTATCCTTTCAATGCTTGTTGCTTTCTATATAATATATTCTGCTATCAAGTTAAATATTAAAGTCAGTATGGATCTTTTGGATGCAGAAATCCCGCCTGAGATTAAAGAGGATATTTTAAACATATTAAAAGAGTTTGATGAATATCATCTTGATACGCATAAAATTAGAACACGTAAAGCAGGTAATAAAAAGTTTTTAGATATGCATATTACATTATGTAGAAATCTAAAATTAGAAGATGCTCACAAAATAACTCAACTAATAGAAAACAGACTCAAAGAAAATATTGAAGATTTAGATGTAACAATCCATATGGATCCATGCGATGTAAAAAATTGCCCAGGTTTTGACGCTTGCAATAATCACAAAATACGTTTAGATAAAATATAA
- a CDS encoding NADH-quinone oxidoreductase subunit C yields the protein MVFDDIVKYFSEKYPGKVSGKVEFKCNFLTVDKSIFKDVLREMKEKFSFKYIVDVVATHWPNRDMKFDVVYNIYSIENNIRVFVKVMIPDEKIETVTDIWKGANFMEREQYDLVGVVFEGHPDLRRILLPDFFEGHPLRKDFPLKERKWFNKADEQNLGIRFTK from the coding sequence ATGGTGTTTGATGATATAGTAAAATATTTTTCAGAAAAGTATCCAGGCAAAGTTTCAGGTAAGGTAGAGTTTAAATGCAACTTCTTGACAGTGGACAAGTCGATTTTCAAGGATGTTCTCCGTGAAATGAAAGAAAAATTTTCATTTAAATATATTGTTGATGTGGTTGCAACACACTGGCCAAATAGAGATATGAAGTTCGATGTTGTTTATAACATATATTCTATAGAAAATAATATAAGGGTTTTTGTTAAAGTTATGATTCCTGATGAAAAGATTGAGACAGTTACAGATATATGGAAAGGTGCCAACTTTATGGAGAGGGAGCAGTATGACCTTGTTGGTGTAGTTTTTGAAGGTCATCCTGATTTAAGAAGAATATTGCTTCCTGATTTCTTTGAGGGCCATCCTCTCAGAAAAGATTTTCCGTTGAAAGAGCGTAAGTGGTTTAATAAGGCTGATGAGCAGAATTTAGGTATAAGGTTTACAAAATAG
- a CDS encoding DUF2232 domain-containing protein has translation MINPISIFHLFVSFTLFTFNIYNPYFGLFLGLISPLFLIFYFDISKSNFKIELIVALLIYGYLFKIIALYYILFVLLPVIFIVKGKEKAEFTAGLPSLIVTIIIILFLPNIRDMFISTMISNINSYLEILKSSAPVEKLFYIEKISKNVNQIAKIFVYLMPSLSYGYIVFITYINKRFYLRLKKQTVKPFTVPFKFIPILVIGGFLILSKSFYTKMISYNTLIIFFVLFFLQGIEVLEYWLKKMKIPLILKYLVYFFVILEPPLTVIVSIFGLFDVWIDFRKLNKVGGENG, from the coding sequence ATGATAAATCCTATTTCTATTTTTCACTTATTTGTAAGTTTCACATTATTTACATTTAATATTTATAACCCGTATTTTGGGCTTTTTTTAGGCCTTATATCACCACTTTTTTTAATTTTTTATTTTGATATATCCAAAAGCAACTTTAAGATTGAGCTAATTGTAGCTTTATTAATTTACGGTTATTTATTTAAAATAATCGCTTTATATTACATTTTATTTGTTTTACTCCCAGTAATATTTATTGTTAAAGGAAAAGAAAAAGCTGAATTCACTGCAGGGTTACCATCTTTAATTGTTACAATCATAATTATTTTGTTTTTACCAAATATAAGAGATATGTTTATCTCAACTATGATAAGTAATATCAATTCCTATTTAGAAATACTAAAAAGCAGTGCGCCGGTAGAGAAGCTTTTTTATATTGAAAAAATAAGTAAAAATGTAAATCAAATAGCTAAAATATTTGTTTATCTTATGCCCTCATTGAGTTATGGCTACATCGTTTTTATAACTTATATAAACAAACGTTTTTATTTGAGATTGAAAAAGCAAACAGTAAAGCCTTTTACTGTACCTTTCAAGTTTATTCCAATACTTGTAATAGGTGGGTTTCTTATTTTATCAAAATCGTTTTACACTAAAATGATATCATATAACACGTTGATCATCTTTTTCGTACTTTTCTTTTTACAAGGGATTGAAGTTTTGGAATACTGGTTGAAAAAAATGAAAATACCGTTAATTTTAAAATATTTAGTTTACTTTTTTGTCATATTAGAACCACCATTAACCGTAATTGTGAGTATTTTCGGTCTTTTTGACGTTTGGATAGATTTTAGAAAATTAAATAAAGTGGGAGGGGAAAATGGATGA
- the nuoD gene encoding NADH dehydrogenase (quinone) subunit D produces MENVRVKDNKDYLGEVITVNMGPQHPSTHGVLRLVVDLDGETIVDVRPDIGFLHRGVEKLAENRTYHQFIPLTDRLDYLSPLSNNLAYCLAVEKFFDVKIPERAEYLRVIFAELARLASHLVWIATHALDIGAMTVFLYAFREREMILDMFEIATGQRMTSSWIRIGGIRDDVPPEFFDRLREFIEIFEERVDTYERLLTKNRIWLKRTKGVGYLSPEDAQDYGVSGPIMRGSGIPFDLRKAEPYSIYDRFDFEVACFDGCDIYSRYQVRMKEMRESRKILEQALEQIPEGPVMTDDPRIGFPSHEEVYEKMEALIRRFYLISKGFKTPKGETYACVEAPKGELGFYIVSDGKEKPYRLKIRAASFVNLGALPAMSKGYMIADLVGIIGSIDIVLGEIDR; encoded by the coding sequence ATGGAGAATGTTAGAGTTAAGGATAATAAAGACTATTTAGGCGAAGTTATAACAGTTAACATGGGGCCTCAGCACCCCAGTACACATGGTGTTTTGAGGTTAGTTGTTGACTTAGATGGTGAAACAATTGTAGATGTTAGACCCGATATTGGTTTCCTTCATAGAGGAGTTGAAAAACTTGCTGAAAACAGGACATACCATCAGTTTATCCCTTTGACAGACAGGTTGGATTATCTTTCACCTTTATCAAACAACCTCGCTTATTGTTTAGCTGTTGAGAAGTTTTTTGATGTGAAAATACCAGAAAGAGCTGAATATCTAAGGGTTATATTTGCTGAATTAGCAAGGCTTGCAAGCCACTTGGTTTGGATTGCAACACACGCTTTAGATATTGGTGCTATGACTGTTTTCCTCTATGCATTTAGAGAGAGGGAAATGATTTTGGATATGTTTGAAATAGCTACTGGTCAAAGGATGACTAGTTCCTGGATTAGAATAGGTGGTATTAGAGACGATGTTCCACCTGAATTCTTTGATAGGTTAAGAGAGTTCATTGAAATATTTGAAGAACGTGTAGATACATATGAAAGGTTGTTGACTAAGAACAGGATATGGTTAAAGCGTACCAAAGGTGTTGGTTATTTGTCTCCAGAGGATGCTCAAGATTATGGTGTAAGTGGCCCAATTATGAGAGGTTCTGGTATACCTTTTGATTTGAGAAAGGCTGAACCTTATTCAATCTATGATAGATTTGATTTTGAAGTGGCATGTTTTGATGGGTGTGATATCTATTCAAGATACCAGGTTCGTATGAAGGAGATGAGAGAATCAAGAAAGATATTGGAGCAGGCCTTAGAGCAGATTCCTGAAGGTCCAGTAATGACTGATGATCCAAGAATCGGTTTTCCATCACATGAAGAAGTATACGAAAAGATGGAAGCTCTTATTAGAAGATTTTATCTCATTTCAAAAGGTTTTAAAACACCAAAAGGTGAAACATACGCTTGTGTTGAAGCGCCAAAAGGTGAGCTTGGCTTTTATATAGTAAGTGATGGTAAAGAGAAACCTTATAGATTGAAGATTAGAGCTGCATCATTTGTGAATTTAGGGGCATTACCAGCAATGTCTAAAGGGTATATGATTGCTGACTTAGTTGGTATTATAGGTAGTATAGATATAGTCCTTGGCGAAATAGATAGATAG
- a CDS encoding NADH-quinone oxidoreductase subunit A — MSPYLPIALMLIISALIGAITITVGVLVRPKKPEKVKLSVYECGMPEFSDARKRYSVKFYIIAMLFVIFDVETVFLFPWAVAFDMIGLFGLVEMIIFIIILVFGYFYAWRKGALEWA; from the coding sequence ATGAGTCCTTATTTACCGATAGCATTAATGCTAATAATTTCAGCTCTAATAGGAGCTATTACAATCACAGTTGGTGTTTTAGTAAGACCTAAGAAACCTGAGAAGGTTAAGTTGAGCGTTTATGAATGTGGTATGCCAGAGTTTTCTGACGCTCGTAAGAGGTATAGTGTAAAGTTTTATATCATTGCTATGCTGTTTGTGATATTTGACGTGGAAACTGTCTTTCTGTTTCCGTGGGCAGTAGCGTTTGATATGATTGGGCTGTTTGGGTTGGTTGAAATGATAATATTCATAATAATCCTAGTGTTTGGTTATTTTTATGCTTGGAGAAAAGGAGCGTTAGAATGGGCTTAA
- the nuoF gene encoding NADH-quinone oxidoreductase subunit NuoF, whose product MSAQNLDRIEVHVCMGTAGVASGGAEVMAAFEEEFKKHGLIGEVKERNCKVKATGCRGLCARDVLVDIHIPGQEEVTYEHVTPEIVPTIVEEHILKGEVVKKWAAKKDYYDFYKLQKRYVLADCGKVDPEDIDDYIAHGGYEAIKKVLKEMTPEEVIEEVKKSGLRGRGGGGFPTGLKWTFCRASKGDLKYLICNADEGDPGAFMDRSIIEGNPHVVIEGMLIAAYAIGCKEGYIYCRAEYPLAIKRVKKALKIAEERGFLGKNILGTDFEFHLHLKEGAGAFVCGEETALIASIEGERGMPRPRPPFPAVKGLWGKPSNVNNVETFANLPLIINNGADWYASIGTEKSKGTKIFALSGKVKSTGLIEVPMGVTVRQLVFDVGGGIPKKRKIKAVQLGGPSGGCLPESLLDTPIDYDSLIAAGAMMGSGGVVVMDETNCMVNVAKFFLTFTQRESCGKCIPCRIGTKTMLDILERICAGEGREGDIELLESLAMDIKTASLCGLGQTAPNPVLTTIKYFRHEYEAHIKDRKCPARECPELIEFVVDEDRCKKCGICFKVCPVGAISWEKGKPAYIDKSKCVKCRECIVNCPFNAID is encoded by the coding sequence ATGAGTGCTCAAAATCTTGATAGAATAGAAGTTCATGTTTGTATGGGTACAGCTGGCGTGGCCTCAGGTGGTGCTGAGGTTATGGCAGCATTTGAAGAAGAGTTTAAAAAACATGGTCTTATTGGGGAAGTTAAAGAGAGAAATTGTAAGGTTAAAGCAACTGGATGTAGAGGATTGTGTGCAAGGGACGTTTTAGTTGACATACACATCCCAGGGCAAGAAGAAGTTACTTATGAGCATGTTACACCAGAAATAGTTCCTACTATTGTTGAAGAGCATATTTTAAAAGGTGAAGTTGTTAAAAAGTGGGCAGCTAAAAAAGATTATTACGATTTTTATAAACTGCAAAAACGTTATGTATTAGCAGATTGTGGGAAAGTGGATCCTGAAGATATAGATGATTATATAGCTCATGGTGGTTATGAGGCAATCAAAAAAGTTTTAAAAGAGATGACACCTGAAGAAGTTATTGAAGAAGTTAAAAAGTCAGGATTAAGAGGTAGAGGGGGCGGTGGTTTCCCAACTGGTTTAAAATGGACATTTTGTAGAGCATCAAAAGGGGACTTGAAATATCTTATATGTAATGCAGACGAGGGTGACCCTGGTGCCTTCATGGATAGAAGTATTATTGAGGGTAACCCACACGTAGTAATTGAAGGGATGCTGATTGCAGCTTATGCCATAGGTTGTAAAGAAGGGTATATTTACTGCCGTGCTGAGTATCCTCTTGCAATAAAAAGGGTTAAAAAAGCTCTAAAAATTGCAGAAGAAAGAGGTTTCTTGGGTAAAAATATACTGGGTACAGATTTTGAATTTCACCTTCACCTTAAAGAGGGTGCCGGTGCTTTTGTTTGTGGTGAAGAGACTGCACTGATAGCATCTATTGAAGGTGAAAGAGGAATGCCAAGGCCAAGGCCTCCATTTCCAGCTGTTAAGGGGCTTTGGGGTAAACCTTCAAATGTGAATAATGTGGAAACTTTTGCTAATTTACCATTGATAATAAATAATGGTGCTGATTGGTATGCATCCATAGGTACTGAGAAGTCAAAAGGTACAAAAATCTTTGCTTTAAGTGGTAAGGTTAAAAGTACAGGTCTTATAGAAGTTCCAATGGGGGTTACTGTAAGGCAGCTTGTTTTTGATGTTGGTGGAGGTATCCCTAAAAAAAGGAAAATAAAAGCAGTTCAGCTTGGTGGGCCATCTGGTGGTTGTCTTCCAGAGAGTCTACTTGATACGCCTATAGATTATGACTCATTGATTGCTGCTGGAGCCATGATGGGTTCTGGTGGTGTGGTTGTAATGGATGAAACAAACTGTATGGTTAATGTTGCTAAGTTCTTCTTGACATTTACTCAGCGTGAGTCCTGTGGAAAATGTATCCCTTGTAGAATTGGTACAAAAACAATGCTTGATATTTTAGAAAGAATTTGCGCTGGTGAAGGTAGGGAAGGTGATATTGAACTGCTAGAATCATTGGCAATGGATATTAAAACTGCATCTCTCTGCGGTTTGGGACAAACGGCACCAAACCCAGTTCTTACAACTATTAAATATTTTAGACATGAATATGAAGCTCATATAAAAGATAGAAAGTGCCCGGCAAGAGAATGTCCTGAGCTGATAGAGTTTGTTGTGGATGAGGATAGATGTAAAAAGTGTGGTATATGTTTTAAAGTTTGTCCAGTAGGTGCAATAAGCTGGGAAAAAGGTAAACCTGCTTATATAGATAAAAGTAAATGTGTGAAATGTCGTGAATGTATAGTAAATTGTCCATTTAACGCTATAGACTAA